In the genome of Bryobacteraceae bacterium, one region contains:
- the selB gene encoding selenocysteine-specific translation elongation factor produces the protein MINIIVGTAGHIDHGKTALVRALTGIETDRLEEEKRRGISIDLGFAWLDLAEGVRAGFVDVPGHERFVKNMLAGAGGIDLVVLVIAADESIKPQTREHFEICRLLGIQAGIVAITKSDLVDPDLVELVKLEAAEFVAGSFLEDAPILAVSARTGEGVGELKAALEQLARKVRAKSAAGYLRLPVDRAFSVKGFGTVVTGTLVSGALAVDQEAEAVERGLRFRVRGIQVHGESVARATAGQRTAVNVAGVDAGDLHRGLTIAEAGRFQPVSVIDAEFDLLPTAKPLKHRAPVHFHAGTAETIAEVRLLGRASLLEPGSRGLARLFLRDPLLLLPGDRFIARMFSPVVTIGGGRVIDADPPRLTGNATLERARGLAAASPAERVAILVRNSAGGASIAELVRRTGNAEAALEEIAREGPFVYLPPPASWVVDKQWLDSTVRRLHEVAAAFHRANPLLPGIPKEEVRSRELGGAPDFLFDAVLARSRTVIADGEVLRLVSHKLHLKEDEEAALGRIEAAFARAGLTVPPLVEVLASSGVDPTRARTLLQILFRKSRLVKVSEDLVFHPEAIAALKVLIAEHKGERFAVPAFKDWTGISRKYAIPLLEFLDRERVTRREGDQRVVL, from the coding sequence ATGATCAACATTATTGTAGGTACGGCGGGACACATCGATCATGGCAAGACCGCGCTGGTCCGCGCGCTTACCGGCATCGAAACCGATCGCCTCGAAGAAGAAAAGCGGCGGGGCATCTCGATCGATCTCGGTTTCGCCTGGCTCGATCTTGCCGAAGGCGTCCGCGCCGGCTTCGTCGACGTGCCCGGCCACGAGCGGTTCGTGAAGAACATGCTCGCCGGCGCCGGCGGCATCGACCTCGTGGTGCTCGTGATCGCCGCCGACGAGTCGATCAAGCCGCAAACCCGCGAACACTTCGAGATCTGCCGTCTGCTCGGCATTCAGGCCGGCATCGTCGCGATTACAAAGTCCGACCTGGTCGACCCGGATCTGGTCGAACTCGTGAAGCTCGAAGCCGCCGAATTCGTCGCGGGTTCATTCCTTGAGGACGCGCCGATTCTTGCCGTCAGCGCGCGCACCGGCGAAGGCGTCGGCGAACTGAAAGCCGCGCTGGAGCAACTGGCCCGCAAGGTTCGCGCGAAGAGCGCCGCGGGGTATCTCCGCCTGCCTGTCGACCGCGCGTTTTCGGTTAAGGGGTTCGGCACGGTTGTCACTGGCACTCTCGTCTCCGGCGCGCTCGCCGTGGACCAGGAGGCCGAAGCGGTGGAGCGCGGCCTCCGCTTCCGCGTCCGTGGCATTCAAGTCCACGGCGAAAGCGTCGCCCGCGCCACAGCCGGGCAGCGTACTGCAGTGAACGTTGCCGGTGTGGACGCCGGCGACCTCCATCGCGGCTTAACCATCGCCGAGGCTGGCCGCTTTCAACCCGTCTCGGTGATCGACGCCGAGTTTGACCTGTTGCCCACCGCGAAACCTCTCAAGCATCGCGCCCCTGTGCACTTCCACGCCGGAACCGCCGAGACCATCGCCGAAGTCCGTTTGCTCGGGCGAGCCTCCCTGCTCGAACCCGGCAGCCGCGGCCTCGCTCGTCTTTTTCTTCGCGACCCGCTGTTGCTTCTCCCCGGCGACCGGTTCATCGCCCGCATGTTCTCCCCCGTGGTGACCATCGGCGGCGGCCGAGTGATCGACGCCGATCCTCCACGCCTCACCGGCAACGCCACTTTGGAGCGCGCCCGCGGACTGGCCGCCGCAAGCCCCGCCGAACGCGTGGCGATCCTGGTCCGCAACAGCGCGGGAGGCGCCAGCATTGCCGAACTGGTGCGCCGCACCGGCAACGCCGAAGCCGCCCTTGAGGAGATCGCGCGAGAAGGCCCGTTTGTGTACCTGCCGCCGCCGGCATCGTGGGTGGTGGATAAACAGTGGCTCGACTCCACGGTGCGCCGTCTTCATGAGGTCGCCGCGGCCTTTCATCGCGCCAATCCGCTTCTTCCGGGGATTCCCAAGGAGGAGGTCAGGTCTCGCGAGTTGGGCGGCGCGCCGGATTTCCTCTTCGACGCAGTGCTGGCGCGATCAAGAACGGTCATCGCCGACGGCGAAGTGCTCCGTCTGGTGTCGCACAAGCTTCACCTCAAGGAGGACGAAGAGGCAGCGCTCGGCCGTATCGAGGCTGCGTTCGCCCGTGCCGGGCTCACAGTGCCTCCGCTCGTGGAAGTGCTCGCCTCGAGCGGCGTCGACCCCACTCGCGCCCGCACGCTGCTCCAGATCCTGTTCCGGAAAAGCCGCCTGGTGAAAGTGAGCGAGGATCTCGTCTTTCACCCGGAAGCGATCGCCGCGCTCAAGGTGTTGATCGCCGAGCACAAAGGAGAACGCTTTGCCGTACCGGCGTTCAAGGATTGGACCGGCATCAGCCGTAAGTACGCAATCCCGTTGCTTGAGTTCCTCGATCGCGAACGCGTCACCCGGCGCGAAGGCGATCAGCGCGTCGTGCTGTAG
- a CDS encoding response regulator: MQRVDTEVWSSREVARLLSLVENERRYYQEMFRLLPVGIAVLNREMGIVASNRAFRQIFGLSAEAVAETTLDQLQLHGVAAAAAQVADSGVRRSAFNPAVATPGGTRPLRIHLSRFRDWEDSATGEVLLVVEDLSAPVERIRAETQASATRLREQLARVPALVWQADLAAEKFTAVNTEALTHFDVAAEAWMPGAGVFGSRVRESDREALKQQYQKAGAFSCDYRALSTAGAIRWMRDFVRVKDNVASGVTVDVTWARKRDLAGAEAAKVEALTHLSGRVVHDCNNLLMITSGYGEELLHGLAPDDPLRANAQQILTASDRLSKMTRSLSAYVKHPSPEQQTFAIDPLLDDLRKEIGDQFAHQAELNMQLGAPGATVQGDPGLVVHAIRALAERSAAAMMDSGRITIESSVVESGARTVESGAGLNAGLYARVAIRDNGHAIHPDILGHLFEPQIATDLEQFGLPAIYKSLREMGGDLSASSSFGQGSVFTILLPCERVEEAAPAADAGAEAPSAQEQPETRTATVLIVEDEAGIRTLMRRILDREGYNLLEAGHGKAALEVARNHPGPIDLLVTDIVMPEMTGFELAREIRAFRDDLRVLFISGYTGLSGADPEQMKEGSAFLQKPFTLNAFVAKVRELLDS, translated from the coding sequence ATGCAACGCGTAGACACGGAAGTCTGGTCATCCAGGGAGGTCGCCCGGCTGCTGTCGCTGGTGGAAAACGAGCGGCGATACTACCAGGAAATGTTTCGGCTGCTGCCAGTGGGCATCGCCGTCCTGAATCGAGAGATGGGGATCGTAGCGTCGAATCGGGCGTTTCGGCAGATCTTCGGACTGAGCGCGGAAGCCGTGGCGGAGACCACGCTGGACCAACTCCAGCTACATGGAGTGGCAGCCGCGGCGGCTCAGGTTGCCGACAGCGGCGTTCGCCGGTCCGCGTTCAACCCCGCGGTGGCGACTCCAGGCGGAACCCGCCCCTTGCGGATCCACCTCAGCCGCTTCCGCGATTGGGAAGATTCGGCAACAGGCGAGGTGCTGCTCGTAGTTGAGGATTTGTCCGCTCCAGTGGAAAGGATCCGCGCCGAAACACAGGCTTCGGCTACCCGGCTGCGGGAGCAGTTGGCCCGAGTGCCCGCGCTGGTGTGGCAGGCGGACCTGGCGGCGGAAAAGTTTACGGCCGTGAACACGGAGGCGCTTACGCATTTCGATGTCGCGGCGGAAGCGTGGATGCCGGGGGCGGGTGTGTTTGGCTCACGCGTGCGGGAGTCCGATCGCGAGGCGCTGAAGCAGCAATACCAAAAGGCCGGGGCATTTTCTTGCGACTATCGTGCGCTTTCCACGGCGGGAGCAATTCGCTGGATGCGCGACTTCGTCCGGGTCAAGGACAACGTGGCGTCGGGCGTCACCGTGGACGTGACATGGGCGCGGAAGCGGGACTTGGCCGGTGCGGAAGCCGCCAAGGTGGAGGCCCTGACTCACCTCTCCGGCCGCGTGGTACACGACTGCAACAATCTGCTGATGATCACGTCGGGATACGGGGAAGAACTGCTGCACGGGCTTGCCCCTGACGATCCGCTTCGCGCCAACGCGCAACAGATCCTCACCGCAAGCGACCGTCTCTCGAAGATGACGCGGTCCCTCTCGGCCTACGTGAAGCATCCCAGTCCGGAGCAGCAGACGTTCGCGATCGACCCTCTGCTCGACGACCTGAGAAAAGAGATCGGCGATCAATTCGCGCACCAGGCGGAACTCAACATGCAGCTTGGTGCGCCAGGCGCAACCGTTCAGGGCGACCCGGGGCTGGTGGTCCACGCGATCCGCGCATTGGCCGAGCGGTCCGCCGCGGCAATGATGGACAGCGGCCGCATCACCATCGAGAGTTCGGTGGTGGAGTCCGGCGCCCGCACCGTGGAATCCGGCGCCGGCTTGAACGCCGGACTGTACGCACGAGTGGCGATTCGGGACAACGGACACGCCATTCATCCGGACATTCTCGGTCACTTGTTTGAGCCGCAGATCGCCACCGACCTCGAACAGTTCGGGCTGCCGGCGATTTACAAGAGCCTCCGCGAAATGGGCGGCGACCTGAGCGCCTCCAGCAGCTTCGGGCAAGGTTCGGTGTTCACCATCCTGCTGCCTTGCGAGCGCGTGGAAGAGGCTGCGCCCGCGGCCGACGCTGGCGCCGAAGCGCCTTCGGCGCAGGAGCAGCCGGAAACACGCACGGCGACGGTTCTGATCGTAGAGGACGAAGCGGGCATCCGGACGCTGATGCGGCGGATTCTGGATCGCGAGGGGTACAACCTGCTCGAGGCCGGGCACGGGAAAGCCGCGCTCGAAGTGGCGCGGAATCACCCCGGACCGATCGACCTTTTGGTAACCGATATCGTGATGCCGGAGATGACCGGGTTCGAGTTGGCGCGCGAGATCCGCGCCTTCCGCGATGATCTGCGCGTGCTGTTCATTTCCGGCTACACAGGCCTTTCGGGCGCCGATCCCGAACAGATGAAGGAGGGCTCGGCTTTCCTGCAAAAGCCGTTCACGTTGAACGCGTTCGTCGCCAAGGTGCGGGAACTGCTGGATTCGTAG
- a CDS encoding zinc-ribbon domain-containing protein, translating to MPFCTQCGADVVATAAFCQKCGSPQPAAQMTKGQSFLDSMSARTASILCYIPVAGWIPCVVFLAGERFRNDNNVRFHAFQGLYLFVAWLVLDASWGIGSVLHLSFGSARYHLDRLLHMALIGVWIYMLIQTSQNVRVRLPLIGEWAERSLSKGT from the coding sequence ATGCCTTTCTGCACACAATGCGGCGCCGACGTTGTTGCGACAGCGGCCTTCTGCCAGAAATGCGGCTCACCACAGCCGGCGGCACAGATGACGAAGGGGCAGTCGTTCCTGGACTCGATGTCGGCGCGAACGGCGTCAATCTTGTGCTACATCCCGGTGGCGGGTTGGATTCCCTGCGTGGTTTTCCTGGCCGGGGAACGATTCCGGAACGACAACAACGTCCGGTTCCATGCGTTCCAGGGGTTGTACCTCTTCGTGGCATGGCTGGTGCTGGACGCGTCGTGGGGAATCGGCAGCGTGCTGCACCTTTCGTTCGGCTCGGCCCGGTATCACCTGGACCGGCTACTCCACATGGCATTGATTGGGGTGTGGATCTACATGCTGATCCAAACAAGCCAGAACGTGCGGGTGCGGCTTCCGTTGATTGGCGAATGGGCGGAGCGATCGCTTTCCAAGGGTACCTAG
- a CDS encoding MBL fold metallo-hydrolase — protein MSHRRTWTGIAALLLLAAVSQAGSTLDIHFIDVEGGQATLLVTPRGESLLVDAGWPGFDGRDADRIIAAAKKSGLSKIDYLMVTHYHRDHSGGVEQLAEKFPIGTFVNHGPNTETGKAADELSASYARAAAKGKMLVLKPGQKIPLKGVDVTVVSARGELLAKPLKGAGQANPFCADAPAKNADPTENARSLGIAVQYGKFRFVDLGDLTWNKETELVCPVNKIGKVDVYLTTHHGMDASGPKQIVHALAPRVAIMNNGAKKGGAPPAWDVVKASPGLEDLWQVHFALAGGKEHNVAEDMIANVEPQCQGHGLTVSAQSSGAFTVTNERNGNSKTYAAR, from the coding sequence ATGTCCCACCGCAGAACCTGGACCGGTATCGCCGCCTTGCTCCTTCTTGCCGCCGTTTCGCAGGCGGGCTCCACGCTCGATATCCATTTCATCGACGTGGAGGGCGGACAGGCCACGCTGCTCGTCACGCCGCGCGGCGAAAGTCTCCTCGTCGACGCCGGTTGGCCCGGCTTTGACGGGCGCGACGCCGATCGCATCATCGCCGCCGCCAAGAAGAGCGGCCTTTCCAAGATCGACTACCTGATGGTCACGCACTATCATCGCGACCATTCGGGAGGCGTCGAGCAGTTGGCCGAAAAGTTCCCAATCGGTACGTTCGTCAACCACGGCCCCAATACCGAGACCGGCAAGGCCGCCGACGAACTCTCGGCATCCTACGCACGAGCCGCCGCCAAAGGCAAGATGCTCGTGCTCAAGCCGGGCCAGAAGATTCCGCTCAAAGGCGTCGACGTCACCGTTGTTTCCGCGCGCGGCGAACTGCTCGCCAAGCCGTTGAAGGGCGCCGGCCAAGCCAACCCGTTCTGCGCCGATGCTCCCGCGAAAAACGCCGACCCCACCGAAAACGCCCGCTCACTCGGCATCGCAGTTCAATACGGAAAGTTTCGCTTCGTCGACCTGGGTGACCTCACCTGGAACAAGGAAACCGAACTCGTCTGCCCGGTGAACAAGATCGGGAAGGTGGACGTCTACCTGACGACCCACCACGGCATGGATGCCTCCGGACCCAAGCAAATCGTCCATGCGCTTGCCCCGCGCGTCGCCATCATGAACAACGGCGCGAAGAAAGGCGGAGCGCCCCCCGCATGGGATGTTGTCAAGGCCTCTCCCGGGCTCGAAGATCTGTGGCAGGTCCACTTCGCGCTCGCCGGCGGCAAGGAGCATAACGTCGCCGAGGACATGATCGCCAACGTCGAGCCCCAGTGCCAGGGGCACGGGCTGACGGTCTCGGCGCAATCGTCGGGCGCGTTCACGGTGACCAACGAGCGAAACGGGAACTCGAAGACCTACGCCGCGCGCTAG
- a CDS encoding c-type cytochrome domain-containing protein yields MRVLLLLIPALVAAAEAPPWSTEIRPLIEKRCGGCHGGEAKMGEYSVNTYATVMAGGNNGRAIVAGKPDESLFYQMVVGKAYPRMPMDGSILSDGETLQLRRWIESGAQGPKPGATVAAKPAQPKPAPTVAAARGQKPPFLAAAWSPKRDLVALAGESSVELASLSGSERKSLEMGSPARAVAFNHDGGLLAVGGGECAKGGAVRIFDTATHELKITIQGHTDCVYGLAFSPDGTMLATSSYDKLIKLWNPATGAAIRTLKDHIDAVYAVEFTRDGKRLISGGADRSVKIWDVASGQRSYTLSEAADAVTTLAVDPTGHYVAAGGADQSIRIWRLGENSGEMTQSLMAHRDAILRIVWSPDGSTLVTTSADRTLKVFRAADLTELAPPLPQSDWAYGLAFSPDGDWLAVARMDGTSEIIDLAKLRNQKGTAQ; encoded by the coding sequence ATGCGCGTACTTCTATTGCTGATTCCCGCGTTGGTGGCCGCCGCTGAGGCGCCGCCGTGGTCCACCGAAATCCGGCCGTTGATCGAGAAGCGCTGCGGCGGTTGCCATGGCGGTGAAGCGAAGATGGGCGAGTATTCGGTGAACACCTACGCCACAGTGATGGCCGGCGGCAACAACGGGCGCGCGATCGTGGCAGGAAAGCCGGACGAGAGTTTGTTCTACCAGATGGTGGTGGGCAAAGCATATCCGCGGATGCCGATGGACGGGTCGATCCTTTCCGACGGGGAGACCCTGCAATTGCGGAGATGGATCGAGTCCGGAGCGCAGGGACCGAAGCCTGGGGCGACGGTCGCCGCTAAGCCGGCGCAGCCCAAACCGGCGCCGACGGTTGCGGCCGCACGCGGACAAAAGCCTCCTTTCCTGGCGGCGGCGTGGTCTCCGAAACGGGATCTAGTCGCCCTGGCAGGGGAGAGCAGCGTCGAACTCGCCTCACTCTCAGGGTCGGAGCGGAAATCCTTGGAGATGGGAAGCCCGGCTCGGGCGGTTGCATTCAATCACGACGGCGGACTCCTGGCCGTGGGCGGAGGCGAGTGCGCAAAAGGCGGCGCGGTGCGCATTTTCGACACCGCTACGCACGAGTTGAAGATCACCATCCAGGGCCACACCGACTGTGTCTACGGGCTCGCGTTCTCGCCGGATGGAACGATGCTCGCCACGTCGTCCTATGACAAGCTGATCAAACTTTGGAATCCGGCGACGGGCGCCGCGATCCGGACGCTGAAGGATCACATCGACGCAGTGTACGCGGTGGAGTTCACTCGTGATGGCAAAAGGCTGATCTCCGGCGGTGCGGACCGATCCGTAAAGATCTGGGACGTCGCCTCCGGGCAGCGTTCGTACACGCTTTCAGAAGCTGCCGATGCCGTCACGACGCTGGCGGTCGATCCCACCGGACACTACGTGGCGGCCGGCGGCGCGGACCAGTCGATCCGCATCTGGCGGCTCGGCGAAAACAGCGGTGAGATGACGCAATCGCTGATGGCCCACCGGGACGCGATTCTGCGCATCGTATGGTCACCCGACGGGAGCACGCTCGTGACGACCTCCGCCGATCGAACGCTGAAAGTATTTCGCGCCGCCGATCTGACCGAACTGGCGCCCCCGCTGCCGCAATCGGATTGGGCCTACGGGCTCGCATTTTCCCCCGACGGCGACTGGCTTGCCGTCGCCCGGATGGACGGAACCTCTGAGATTATCGACCTCGCAAAGCTACGGAACCAGAAAGGAACCGCGCAGTGA